The genomic interval AGCAGTCGTCCCCGATGGTCACCGTCGTGTCGGCGATGACGTGGCTGCCGCGGCCGAGGACCACACCGTTGCCGAGCCGCAGAATGGGGTCCGGGCCGAGGTCGAGGCCGGGCATCATCCCGGCGGTCAGAGTGACCTGTTCGCCGATGATGCAGTGGTCGCCGAGGTGGATCCACGGCTCGCCGAAGACGGTCCCCTGCGGGAAGGCGAGCTTCGTACCGGCGCCGATCGATCCGAAGCGCAGGCGGCCCGGGCGCTCGGCGCTCACCGCTCCGGCCTGCTGGACCCAGCGCCACCCGCCCTGCACGGCGCGGGTCACCAGGCGGCGGCGCCAGACGGTCAGCGCAGACGGCGATGAGAACGTGTTTCTGTTCTTCGGCACTCGCATACGGTAGTCGGCCCCGCCCGAGATGATCAGGGCGGCCTGCTGTGATGTTCACCCCACCCGTCGCTTACGGTTCCCCTTGCGCGACAGTCCGAGGCACTGAGGAGCACGTGATGGCAGAGCAGGCGTTGATCAGCGGCGTGGGCGGCAAGGACCCGAAGATCGACCCGGCGGCATTCGCCGCGCCGACCTCCGTCGTGATCGGGGATGTCACGCTGAGCGCCGGCGCCAGCGTCTGGTACCACACCGTGCTGCGCGCCGACTGCGGGCCGATCGTTCTCGGCGCCGACAGCAATATCCAGGACAACTGCACGGTCCACGTCGACCCCGGCTTCCCCGTCACCGTCGGTGACCGTGTCTCGGTGGGCCACAACGCCGTCCTGCACGGCTGCACCGTCGAGGACGACGTGCTGGTCGGCATGGGCGCCACGGTCCTCAACGGGGCGCACATCGGCGCCGGTTCGCTGATCGCGGCACAGGCGCTCGTACCCCAGGGCATGCGAGTGCCCCCGGGCTCACTCGTCGCCGGCGTACCCGCCAAGGTGAAGCGGGAGCTGACCGACGAGGAGCGCGAGGGCATCAAGCTGAACGCCGCGATGTACCTGGAGCTGGCCAAGGGCCACCGCGAGGCACACGCGGAGTAGGCGCAGGAGGCGTCCGTCAGTCGGCCGTCGCCGAGATCTTCTCCGGCACGGCGGCCGCCGGCTGGTCCCCGGCCTCTGCCTCGGCGCCTGCGCCCGCCCGGGCTTCCGCCTCCGCCCGCGCCTCCGACTGCTCCGCAGCCTTCTTCGCACGGTTCTTGAGAACCAGCATGGACGTGAGGCCGATCAGCACCGCGAGCACCAGGCCCAGCCACGAGAAGCGCTTGAGCCACGCCTCGGCGACGACGCCCACCGAGTAGATGACGGCGGTGGTGCCGCCCGCCCACAGGATGCCGCCGAAGACATTGGCGATCAGGAACTTCCAGTACGGCATGCGCAGTACGCCCGCAAGCGGACCCGCGAAGATCCGGAGCAGCGCCACGAAGCGGCCGAAGAAGACCGCCCACATGCCCCACTTCTCGAAGGACCGCTCCGCCATCGCGATATTGGCTTCGCTGAAGTGCTTGGGGAACTTGCGGCCGAGCTTCGCCAGCAGCGGCCTGCCGCCCTTGCGCCCGATCGCGTAGCCGATCGAGTCGCCGATGATGGCGCCCGCCGTGGCGCATGCGCCCAGGACGTACGGGTCGATGTCGCCGTGCTGGGAGGCGAGGAGCGCCGAGCTGACGAGGACGATCTCGCCCGGCAGCGGAATACCCAGACTCTCCAGCCCGATGACGATCCCCACCAGGAGGTAAATGCTGACGGCCGGGATGGTCTCGAGCCACTCCGTGATGTGCAACGCCGGTTCCTGTCGTCGAGAAGATGCGGCTGCCCTGCCCGCCGTGCGCCCCCGTGGCACACGGCGGGCAGCCTACCTGGTCACGCCGTGGCGGCGGCGTCCCAGAGGTCGCACCGGTGCTCGCGGCCCACCGTCGTACTGATGGTGTTGCCGCCCGCCGACGCGGTTTTCAGGGAGAGCACGTGCCCCGGGTCGCGCCGCTGGTCGGGCATGTCCGGGCCGCCCGTCGCGCGCGGCACGCCGTCGTGGATGAAGGAGCCCCAGTACTGCGTCATCTGCCGCGCGAGCACCCGCTGCTCCGCGTTGAGCGGGCTGTCGAGGCCGAAGTGCCGGAAGAGGTACTGCACCTCATTGACGTGAGTCGCCCCGAAGTCGAAGTCGGTGTCCAGGTCGCGCAGCGAGGCGAAGGGCGGCGACGTACGGTCGGCGAATTCGTACGCGTACACCGGCCCGCGCCGGGCGAGCGCCCCGTCCATGCGCAGGGCGGGGCAGGCGAAGAGCCGGTCGCCCATCGCCGCGCCGTACGCGAGGGTCGGGGACGCGTGGTCGCGCAGCGGATAGCGGGCCAGGACCTTGGCGCCCAGTTCGGGACCGTACGCCCTGGTGAGCGCGGCGGGGTACTGGGCGGCCGTCAGTGGCTCGCCGCGTCCGTCGAACTGGCCGAAGGCGAACAACGTCCCTTCGTCGCTGTTGGCGCCGTTCAGTACGGGCACGCGCGCGGAGCGGCCCGTCGCGTACGCCGTGGCGGGCTGGACCGGCAGGAAGGAGCCCCCGGCCACGGGCGCCCAGTCGAATCCCGCCTGTGCCTCAAGTACCTCCCTCGCGGGCTTCCGCCGCAGGCAGCCGGCGGCCGTACGGGCGTCCGTACAGCCGAGACGGGCCGCGAAGTCCGCCCCCTGCCGAGCCGCCTGCTCGCGGGTCCTGGCGGCACAGTCTTCGTACGCGCCGCTCTGGATGATCGCTGCGCCGAAGAGGCCGCGAGCGGGCGGCGAGGCGAGCTGGGTGCAGACGGAGCGGCCGCCCGCCGACTCGCCCGCGATGGTGACGCGCGCCGGGTCGCCGCCGAACCGGCCCGCATTGGCCCGCACCCAGCGCAGCGCGGCCTGCTGGTCGAGCATGCCGTAGTTCCCGGACACGCCGTCCTTCGCCTCGTCGTCGAGACCGGCCGTCGCGAGGAACCCCATCGCGCCGAGGCGGTAGTTGACGGTCACGACGACAGTCTCGGTCGCGGTGGCGAAGGAGTCGGGGACGATGTCCTCGCCGCCGCCCGCGACGAGTGCGCCGCCGTGCAGCCACACCATGACCGGCAGCCCCCTCCGCTGCCGGTCGGGAGTGTAGACATTCAGGTCGAGGCAGTCCTCGGTGTGGCTGGGCTGCTCGTATCCGGGGTCCCAACTGGCCGTCTGTACGCAGCGGTTCCCGAACTCGGTGGCGTCCCTGACTCCCTGCCAGGCCGAGGCCCGGCGGGGCGCCTTCCAGCGCAGATCGCCGACCGGCGGCTCGGCGTACGGGACGCCGAGGAACTGACGGCCGTCGCCGGTGGCCGTCCCGCGCACCCAGCCCGCGTCCGTCCGTACGAGCGTGTTGTCCGTGTTGTCCGCCGCCTGCGCGGGAACGGGCGCCAGGACTGCCGCGCCGCAGGTCGCCCAGGCGGCGACCAACAGCACGGCGCGGCGCATCCGGCCTTTGCTCATCATGTTCTCCCTTGCCCTTGCTGAGGAGATGGCTGGCTGCATGAGCTGATTACACGTGCCAATGAAAGTGCCCGACGAAGCTAGGACCAGCCCTTCGAAGAGTCAATAAGTTGAACAAGAAACAGCCGGACCGCCCCTCCGAACAGGGGGCGGCCCGGCTGCCTTCAAAGCAACTACGGACGTCAGCTGTTGGGCCGGAGCGTCCAGACGACGGTCATCTCGCCCGTCACCGCACCGTCCTCACGCGTGATCGAGATGACCACCGGGAACTCGGGACGCTGCCCGGCGTCCAGCTCCGCGACGACGTCCGCCACCGGACGGCCGAGCGTCGCGGTAGCCGTCACCACACCCATGGCGAGCTTCTTGTAGCCGATCTCTGCACTGACGGCGAGCGGCACGGCTCGCGACAGCTGGTCCCCGAAGGCGGCGATGACGATCGCGCCGCTCGCCGACTCGGCGAGGGTGAACATCGCGCCGGCGTGCGGTCCGCCCACGTGATTGTGGTAGTCGGCCTGATCCGGGAGGCGCACAACGGCACGCTCCGGGGTGGTCTCCAGGAACTCGAGGTTGAGGGTACGGGCCATGGGAACCGTGGCGACGAGCATCTCGCCGACGGACATCTGATCTGCGCTCATGGGGCTCGATGTTACCCATGAGTAGGCAGGCTTGACCATCCCCTCGGGGGGCGGACGTGGCACCCGTGATGCCGCGCCTCTATGGTTACTCGCCATGTGGCAAGGACAGCAGCCGCCCGGGGGCGAGCAGAACCCGCAGGACCCTAACCAGAACCCGTATCAACAGCCGGGATACCAGCAGCCGGGTTACCAGCAGCCGGGCCGGCCGTCCGGATATCAGCAGCCCGGGTACCAGCAGCCGGGATATCAGCAGCCGAATCCGTACCAGCAGCCGACCGTGCCGCAGTACGCCGTTCCGATGCCGCCGGGCACGCCCGGGCCGCCGGGCGGCAACCGGAAGAAGACCACGATCGTCGCGATCGTCGCGGCCACCGCCGTCGTCGCGGCCGCCGTGATCACCGGCGTAGTGGTCATGGGCAAGGACGACGAAGGAGGCTCCACCGAGGCGGACAAGAAGGCGAAGTCCTCGCCCTCCGCCACCGCCACATCGGAGAAGCCCTCAGCTCCCGCCTCGCCCGCCGAGAATCCGCGCGGCGGCTCGACCGAGGAGGCCAAGCCGACGATTCCCGGCTGGAAGGTCGTGACCAACCCGAATCACGGGAGCCGCTTCGACGTACCGCCGGAGTGGGAAGTGCAGAAGCCCGGCCTGACCATCAGCTACGAGAATTCCAAGAAACCGGACGAGCTTCTCATCGGGATGTCGTCGCCGGCGTATTTCAAGAGCAAGTGGTGCACCGCCGTCGTCGACGGCCGCAAGGACGAGTACAGGCTCGGCGCAGCCGGGACCCGGGGCGCGAACGGCGCCAGTAACGGGGGCACCGAGGCCGAGAATGTGGCCGGCAATTGGGTCTTCGCCGCGTACGACCAGAACGAGACCGGCAAGTTCAAGATCTCCAAGGCCGTGCCGTTCACCTCCACGTCCGGACTCAAGGGCAGCGTGTCCACCGCGACCGTCACGGGCGTCAGCAAGAAGAACACCTGCGACAGTGACGGCAAGGCGATCGCCTTCGCATTCAAGAACGCGGACGGCGACTTCGCCGTCTGGAGCCTGCACACGGCAAAGGGCGTCAAGGGCGAACTGCCGGAGACGACGATCCGCCAGATCCTCGGCACCGTCCGCCTGTCCGACTGACACGGCCGCCCGGCCGGCCGACTGACCGGCCGTCGGCTGGCCGGATTCTGAGCAAATCTGTCGCTCAATCGGTTTGGCAACGCGGGGCAATGACAGCGATAGTCCGGAAGTGACATCTCCTGCCGCCGCCCCTCGCCGCATCAGCCGCCGCCCCGAGTGGGCCGGCCGCAACTACACACTGCTGACCGCCGCCGCGATCGTGACGAACCTGGGTACCCATGGTGCGTTGATCGCGGCGGCGTTCGCGGTTCTCCAGGCGGGCGGCGACGGCAGTGACGTGGGCCTAGTGGCCGCGGCCCGCACTCTGCCCCTCGTCCTGTTCCTCCTCATAGGCGGCGCGGTGGCCGACCGGGTACCGAGGCACCGGGTGATGGTCGCCGCCAACGCCCTCAACTGCGTGTCCCAGGGGGCTTTCGCCGTCCTGGTCCTGGCCGGCGACCCCCAGCTGTGGCAGATGATGCTGCTCACCGCCCTGTGCGGCACCGGCCAGGCGTTCTTCAACCCGGCGGCCGAGGGCATGCTGCTCTCCAGCGTCAGCGGCGAGCAGGCCAACCGTGCCTTCGCCCTCTTCCGGATGGCCATGCACGGCGCCGGCATCGGCGGCGCAGCGCTCGGCGGTGCGCTGATCGCCGCGTTCGGTCCCGGCTGGGTGCTCGCCGTCGACGCCGCGGCTTTCGCGGTGGCCGGCGCGCTGCGCGCCTTCCTCGACGTGAGCCACATCGCGCCGCGCGAGCCGGGCGGCGGGATGCTGTCCGATCTGCGCGAAGGCTGGCAGGAGTTCGTCGGCCGGCCGTGGCTGTGGAGCATCGTGGCGCAGTTCTCGGTGGTCGTCGCCGTCGTCGGAGCTGCCGAGGCGGTGTACGGGCCGTTGGTCGCCCGCGACGAACTGGGCGGCGCGGCGCCCTGGGGCCTGGCACTGGCCGCGTTCGGTGTCGGCACGCTCGGCGGCGCGCTGCTGATGATGCGGTGGAAGCCCCGGCGCCTGCTGCTCGCCGGAACGCTGTGCGTCTTCCCGCTCGCGCTGCCCTCGGCGGCGCTCGCCGTACCGCTGCCGGTGGCTGCGCTCGCGGCGGTGATGTTCTTCAGCGGCATCGCGATCGAGGTGTTCGGCGTGTCGTGGATGACCACGCTGCACCAGGAGATCCCGGAGGAGAAGTTCTCGCGGGTGTCGGCGTACGACTGGTTCGGTTCGGTGGCGATGCTGCCGCTGGCCACCGCGGTCGCGGGCCCCGTGGAGAGCCTCTTCGGGCGGCACGAGGCGCTGTGGGGATGCGCGGCGCTGGTGGTCGTCGTCACGGCCGCGGTGCTGTTCGTGCCCGACGTACGGAATCTGACGCGGCGTACGCACGAGGTGGCGAAGGCGGTCGCGCCGGCCTCGTCAGCCTCGTCAGCCGATGCTGAAGGCGCCGCCGGGCGGCTCGGGTGACTCCACCGCGTCCTCGTCCCGTACGACGTCGGCGGCGGCGATGAAGCGCTCCAGCGAAGGCCCATGCTCCACGCGCGCGGGGAAGACGTCCGCGGCGGTGCGGCGGGCCAGAGCGGCCGTGGGCAGTGGCTCGTGCGAGGCGAGCAGCACCGCGTTGCCGAAGCGGCGGCCGCGCAGTACGCCCGGCTCGGCGATCAGCGCTATCTCTTCGAATGCGGCCGAGAGGTTGGCCAGTTGGGAGCGGAGGAAGGCGAACGGCGCACCGTCGGCGAGGTTGGCGGCGTAGATCCCGTCGGGACGCAGGACGCGTTCGGCTTCGCGTGCGTACTCGACGGATGTGAGGTGCGCGGGCACGCGGGAGCCGCCGAAGACGTCGGCGATCAGTACGTCGGCCGAGTCGGGCGCGGCGCTTTCGAGCCACTGGCGCGCGTCGGCGCCGTGCACCCGTATCCCCGCTCCGTCCGCGAGCGGCAGATGTTCGGTGACCAGTGCCAGCAGGCCCCGGTCGGCCTCGATGACGTCCTGGCGCGAGCCCGGCCTGGTCGCCGCCGTGTAGCGGGGCAGTGAGAGCCCTCCGCCGCCGAGGTGCACCACGTCGATGGCCGCGCCCTCGTCGGCCGCGCAGTCGACGACGTGGGCGAGCCGCCGGGCGTACTCGAACTCCAGGTAGGTGGGCTCGTCCAGGTCGACGTACGACTGGGGCGCACCGTCGACCGTGAGCAGCCACGCCCTCGGCCGGTCCACATCGGGCATCAGCTTGGCGGTGCCCCAGTCCACGTCCCGGATCACGGGTATCGGCTCGTCCACCCCACCATTGTGCGCCGCCGGGTCACCCGGACCAGACCGCGGCGACCGCCCGGGCGTGCGCGGCCGCCTGGGCGTAGCCCGCGCGGGCTGCCGGTGCGCGGCGGGTGGGGTCGAGGGTGTTGCGGCCGAACGCCTTCCTGGCGGCGGCGTCCGGCGTGATCACCTCGACGCGCGCGCCCGCGGCGGCGAGCGCTGCCGCCTGGGTGCGCGGTGAGGCGATGGCCTTGGTGCCCCAGGCGTTCGGGGCGATGATGACGACGCGTCGATATCCGGCTGCGAGGTGGGCGTTGGCCGAGGAGTGCAGGGCGCCGTCGATCCATTTGCGGCCCTCTATGGTGACGGCCGGCCAGACCCCCGGTACGGCACAACTGGCGCCCACCGCGTCCACGACCGGGACACCGCTGTCCCGGTCGAAGGGGCGGAGTGCGCCGGTGAGGGCGTCGACGGCGGTGACGACCAGGGCCCTTTCCGGCCAGTCGTGGGACACAAGACGCCCCGCGATCACCTTGCGCCGCGCGGCCTCGTCCCCGTCCATGGTGTCCGCTTCGAGCGCCATGCGCCCCAGTTTCTGTCCGCACGACTCGGGGGTACGGGAGGACAGCACCGCCCGCGCGTAGCGCAGGAACGTGGCGCTGCCGATGCGTGCGGGAACCTCGCCCGCGGGGTCGCGGAGCTGGCGCTCGTACAGCTCGGCGAGGGTCAGCAGCCCGGAGGTGAGCTGCGCGCCAATGATCGACCCCGCGGAGGAGCCCACGACAAGGTCCGCGTCGCTCAGATCCGTGCCGCCCTCGGCGAGCCCATGCAGTACGCCCGCTTCCCACCCGGCTCCGGTAAGCCCGCCGCCGCCCAGTACCAGTGCCGTATCCGTCATGCGAAGAGTGTGCCGCACCCCCGAACGCCCGCCTCCCCGGGGTTGCTCAGGACAGCCAAGTGCTACCCCCCAACACACACCTAGGCACCGCCACCCGGGCCGCGCCCGAAGCACGGCACGCATCAGGCCCCGACCCAAGCACGTGCCCTGCCCGATCCGCCCCGCCCCGCCCTCATGCGACGCGTCAGGACGTCCGCCCTGTCCGGCCTCCCGTCAGAGCCCGGCCAGGCCGACGCGTCGGCGAGCGCCCGTGCGCTCGCGCGACGCGTCGGGCCGGATCGGGTCGCGTCGGGCCGGGTCGGGCGATCAGCCGGGCCACCACTGTCGGGCGATCGGCACGGTCAGCGCGTCAGGCGACCAGCCCCGTCACCGTTCCGGCGCCGACCGTGCGGCCGCCCTCTCGGATTGCGAAGCCCAGGCCGGGCTCCAGGGGCACCGCGCGGCCCAGCTCTACGGTCAGGGTGACCGTGTCGCCGGGGCGCGCTACCGGCGTCTCGCCGAGGTCGATGTCGCCCACGACGTCCGCAGTGCGGATGTAGAACTGCGGCCGGTAGCCCGTCGCGACCGGTGTCGTGCGACCGCCCTCCCGCGCCGACAGGACGTACACCTGCGCGGTGAAGCGCCGACTGGGCGTGACGCTGCCGGGGGCGGCCACCACGTGGCCCCGGCGCACCGCGTCGCGCGGCATGCCGCGCAGCAGCAGCGCGACGTTGTCCCCGGCCTCGGCGGACTCCATCGGCTTCCCGAAGGTTTCCAGGCCGGTGACGACCGTCTCGCCCGCTTTCCATGTCACAGTCGCGCCCAGGACCTCCACCCGGTCGCCGACCCTGATGGTGCCGCGCTCGACGGCGCCGGTGACGACCGTGCCGCGCCCGGTGATGGTCAGCACGTTCTCGACGGGCATGAGGAACGGCGCGTCCGTGTACCGCTCCGGAATCGGTACGTACGTGTCCACCGCGTCCAGCAGTGCCTCGATCGCCGCCGCCCAGCGCGGGTCTCCCTCCAGGGCCTTCAGCCCGGAGACCCGTACGACCGGCACGGCGTCGCCGCCGTAACCGTGCGCGGAGAGCAGTTCGCGTACCTCCAGCTCGACCAGGTCGGTCAGCACAGCGTCCTCGCCGTCGTCGACGGCGTCGGCCTTGTTGAGGGCGACGACGATGTGGTCGACACCGACCTGGCGGGCGAGCAGGACGTGTTCGGCGGTCTGCGGCATGATCCCGTCGAGCGCGGACACGACGAGGATCGCCCCGTCGAGCTGCGCGGCTCCGGTGACCATGTTCTTGACGTAGTCGGCGTGGCCGGGCATGTCGACGTGGGCGTAGTGCCTGGTGTCGGTCTCGTACTCGACGTGCGCGATGTTGATGGTGATGCCGCGCTGCGCCTCCTCGGGGGCCCGGTCGATGCGGTCGAACGGCACGAAAGTGCCCGCCCCGCGCTCGCTCAGGACCTTGGTGATGGCGGCGGTCAGGGTGGTCTTGCCGTGGTCGACGTGGCCCATGGTGCCGATGTTCAGGTGCGGCTTGGTGCGCACGTATGCCGTCTTGGGCATGGTGATCTTCCTCGGAAGCTCGAAGCGTGATGGGGACCCCTGGGCCTTGCCGACCCTCCCCCTGTGGGGTCCGCCGGACGATCCGGGAAGGGTCAGCTTCGGGCGCCGCCGAAGGGCGCTGCGGCAGCGGCGAATGCCGGTGCCAGTGCGGTTGCGAGCGCGGTTGCGACTGCGACTGCGGCCGCTGCGGGGAATGCCCGGAACGCGGCAGCCTTCGGCGCGTCCGCGACTGCGGACCGCGCTGCGAGGAAGGCGTACCTGGACATAGCGCTGATCATGGCTGACGGGCGGGGCCGCGTCGAATGGTTTTCGCGCCCCTGGTACGGGAGTTCAGCAGGGAGGTCAGAGGTTCTTGAGTGCCTCGCGCACCGACAGCGGCGCGAGCCGGTCCCTTGATCCCTCGACGAAGTCGCGTACCGCCGCCGGATCGGTCTTGGCGTACTCGCGCAGGCTCCAGCCGATGGCTTTGCGGATGAAGAAGTCGGCGTGGCGGGACTGGCGCAGGCAGTAGCCGAACAGCCGCTCCGCGTCGGTCGCTTCCTTGTAGCGGAGCTGGTGGAGCAGCGCCGTGCGTGCGACCCAGAGGTTCGCGTCCTCGATCCACGCGTCCATGACGGCCTTCAGCTC from Streptomyces spiramyceticus carries:
- a CDS encoding DUF4442 domain-containing protein, with the protein product MSVGEMLVATVPMARTLNLEFLETTPERAVVRLPDQADYHNHVGGPHAGAMFTLAESASGAIVIAAFGDQLSRAVPLAVSAEIGYKKLAMGVVTATATLGRPVADVVAELDAGQRPEFPVVISITREDGAVTGEMTVVWTLRPNS
- a CDS encoding MFS transporter — encoded protein: MTSPAAAPRRISRRPEWAGRNYTLLTAAAIVTNLGTHGALIAAAFAVLQAGGDGSDVGLVAAARTLPLVLFLLIGGAVADRVPRHRVMVAANALNCVSQGAFAVLVLAGDPQLWQMMLLTALCGTGQAFFNPAAEGMLLSSVSGEQANRAFALFRMAMHGAGIGGAALGGALIAAFGPGWVLAVDAAAFAVAGALRAFLDVSHIAPREPGGGMLSDLREGWQEFVGRPWLWSIVAQFSVVVAVVGAAEAVYGPLVARDELGGAAPWGLALAAFGVGTLGGALLMMRWKPRRLLLAGTLCVFPLALPSAALAVPLPVAALAAVMFFSGIAIEVFGVSWMTTLHQEIPEEKFSRVSAYDWFGSVAMLPLATAVAGPVESLFGRHEALWGCAALVVVVTAAVLFVPDVRNLTRRTHEVAKAVAPASSASSADAEGAAGRLG
- a CDS encoding patatin-like phospholipase family protein, producing MTDTALVLGGGGLTGAGWEAGVLHGLAEGGTDLSDADLVVGSSAGSIIGAQLTSGLLTLAELYERQLRDPAGEVPARIGSATFLRYARAVLSSRTPESCGQKLGRMALEADTMDGDEAARRKVIAGRLVSHDWPERALVVTAVDALTGALRPFDRDSGVPVVDAVGASCAVPGVWPAVTIEGRKWIDGALHSSANAHLAAGYRRVVIIAPNAWGTKAIASPRTQAAALAAAGARVEVITPDAAARKAFGRNTLDPTRRAPAARAGYAQAAAHARAVAAVWSG
- a CDS encoding spermidine synthase produces the protein MDEPIPVIRDVDWGTAKLMPDVDRPRAWLLTVDGAPQSYVDLDEPTYLEFEYARRLAHVVDCAADEGAAIDVVHLGGGGLSLPRYTAATRPGSRQDVIEADRGLLALVTEHLPLADGAGIRVHGADARQWLESAAPDSADVLIADVFGGSRVPAHLTSVEYAREAERVLRPDGIYAANLADGAPFAFLRSQLANLSAAFEEIALIAEPGVLRGRRFGNAVLLASHEPLPTAALARRTAADVFPARVEHGPSLERFIAAADVVRDEDAVESPEPPGGAFSIG
- a CDS encoding carboxylesterase/lipase family protein; amino-acid sequence: MSKGRMRRAVLLVAAWATCGAAVLAPVPAQAADNTDNTLVRTDAGWVRGTATGDGRQFLGVPYAEPPVGDLRWKAPRRASAWQGVRDATEFGNRCVQTASWDPGYEQPSHTEDCLDLNVYTPDRQRRGLPVMVWLHGGALVAGGGEDIVPDSFATATETVVVTVNYRLGAMGFLATAGLDDEAKDGVSGNYGMLDQQAALRWVRANAGRFGGDPARVTIAGESAGGRSVCTQLASPPARGLFGAAIIQSGAYEDCAARTREQAARQGADFAARLGCTDARTAAGCLRRKPAREVLEAQAGFDWAPVAGGSFLPVQPATAYATGRSARVPVLNGANSDEGTLFAFGQFDGRGEPLTAAQYPAALTRAYGPELGAKVLARYPLRDHASPTLAYGAAMGDRLFACPALRMDGALARRGPVYAYEFADRTSPPFASLRDLDTDFDFGATHVNEVQYLFRHFGLDSPLNAEQRVLARQMTQYWGSFIHDGVPRATGGPDMPDQRRDPGHVLSLKTASAGGNTISTTVGREHRCDLWDAAATA
- a CDS encoding DedA family protein, with the protein product MHITEWLETIPAVSIYLLVGIVIGLESLGIPLPGEIVLVSSALLASQHGDIDPYVLGACATAGAIIGDSIGYAIGRKGGRPLLAKLGRKFPKHFSEANIAMAERSFEKWGMWAVFFGRFVALLRIFAGPLAGVLRMPYWKFLIANVFGGILWAGGTTAVIYSVGVVAEAWLKRFSWLGLVLAVLIGLTSMLVLKNRAKKAAEQSEARAEAEARAGAGAEAEAGDQPAAAVPEKISATAD
- a CDS encoding gamma carbonic anhydrase family protein — encoded protein: MAEQALISGVGGKDPKIDPAAFAAPTSVVIGDVTLSAGASVWYHTVLRADCGPIVLGADSNIQDNCTVHVDPGFPVTVGDRVSVGHNAVLHGCTVEDDVLVGMGATVLNGAHIGAGSLIAAQALVPQGMRVPPGSLVAGVPAKVKRELTDEEREGIKLNAAMYLELAKGHREAHAE
- the tuf gene encoding elongation factor Tu, whose amino-acid sequence is MPKTAYVRTKPHLNIGTMGHVDHGKTTLTAAITKVLSERGAGTFVPFDRIDRAPEEAQRGITINIAHVEYETDTRHYAHVDMPGHADYVKNMVTGAAQLDGAILVVSALDGIMPQTAEHVLLARQVGVDHIVVALNKADAVDDGEDAVLTDLVELEVRELLSAHGYGGDAVPVVRVSGLKALEGDPRWAAAIEALLDAVDTYVPIPERYTDAPFLMPVENVLTITGRGTVVTGAVERGTIRVGDRVEVLGATVTWKAGETVVTGLETFGKPMESAEAGDNVALLLRGMPRDAVRRGHVVAAPGSVTPSRRFTAQVYVLSAREGGRTTPVATGYRPQFYIRTADVVGDIDLGETPVARPGDTVTLTVELGRAVPLEPGLGFAIREGGRTVGAGTVTGLVA
- a CDS encoding acyltransferase, translating into MRVPKNRNTFSSPSALTVWRRRLVTRAVQGGWRWVQQAGAVSAERPGRLRFGSIGAGTKLAFPQGTVFGEPWIHLGDHCIIGEQVTLTAGMMPGLDLGPDPILRLGNGVVLGRGSHVIADTTVTIGDDCYFGPYVYVTSTNHSYDDPGIPVGKQWPRMEPVEIGPGCWIGTGAVILPGARLGRNVVVAAGAVVRGEVPDHAVVAGAPARVVRSWDAVEGWQPPLRTPAPVPIPEGVTPEQLRYLAELETEAAE